The genomic DNA CCCCGCCTTCTCGTGCATCGCGGGCATTTCCAACCTGGACATGCTCAAGGAAACCGCGGCGGGTGCGGCGGCGATCGTGTCGGTCGGCACCTGCGCGGCGTACGGCGGCATCGGCCACGCCAACCCCAACCCCACCGGGGCGGTGGCGGTGTCGGAAGTCATCAAGGACAAGCCGATCATCAACGTACCCGGCTGCCCGCCCATTCCGGTGGTCATGACCGGCGTGTTGGCGCATTTCCTGACCTTCGGCATTCCCGAACTGGATGAATTGGGACGGCCCAAGGCGTTCTTCGGCGAAAGCATCCACGATCGCTGCTATCGCCGTCCGTTCTACGACAAGGGCAAGTTCGCCGAAGGCTTCGACGACGAAGGCGCGCGCGCGGGCTGGTGCTTGTACAAGCTCGGCTGCAAAGGCCCGACCACCAAGAGCGCTTGCGCAACGGTGAAATGGAACAACGGCGTCAGCTTCCCCATCGAAGCGGGCCATCCGTGCCTCGGCTGTACGGAACCGGACTTCTGGGACGGCGGCGGGTTCTACAAACCGCTGTCGGTGCCTGCGG from Magnetovibrio sp. includes the following:
- a CDS encoding hydrogenase small subunit, translated to MANKPMLPELMKTHGISRRAFMKYCASLTSLMALSPAMVPRVAHALETAKRPSVIWLSFQECTGCTEAITRSHSPTIEDLIFNAISLDYHHTLQAASGHAAEAAREQAMKENYGNYVLVVDGSIPIKDPAFSCIAGISNLDMLKETAAGAAAIVSVGTCAAYGGIGHANPNPTGAVAVSEVIKDKPIINVPGCPPIPVVMTGVLAHFLTFGIPELDELGRPKAFFGESIHDRCYRRPFYDKGKFAEGFDDEGARAGWCLYKLGCKGPTTKSACATVKWNNGVSFPIEAGHPCLGCTEPDFWDGGGFYKPLSVPAGDYRKMGVAAVAGGAAIGVASALLAKAGKAKAAKAHETVNAHDLEKSS